The following DNA comes from Marinihelvus fidelis.
GCCGCTTTTTTCGATACCAGTACCGGACTTTTCGATACCAGTGCCGCTTTTCTCAATACCTGTTCCGCTTTTTTCAATTAACCAACGAGTCATCTCATATCTCCTTCTTCATCAGTTTCATGACCGCCCCATTGGTACCATCCGATACCTACAGTGAGTTGGCCTGGTTGCTTTTTTGGTTCCTCGAATTTCTCGAGTAGTTGCTCGCCTTCCTTGATTTGTTTTTCTAATAACTGTCTAGCTTCCTTTCTAAACGATCTAAAGTTTTGTGGTGCCAGTCTGTAAGTCCATCGACCTTGCTGAGGAACGCGCCATTCAGGGTCAGTCTCCATATTGTGAATTGCGGCGCTAAGGACTCTTGAGGATTCGATGTAAGCAATGTCTGTCATTTTTGCTACATCATCTGAAACTGGTGAATACCAAGGGGACAGTAGCTTTACCCTCTCAACAGCACCAGATTGCAGTTGAACATTTCCGGAAGATACAACTCTGTCGAGCACGGTTTTAACAGTGATGTTTCGCCCAACAGATTTGAGAATCAGCCCCTGAAAGGTTCTGCCACGGCCTTCCACTGGCAGAATGGCGGGTTGACCAGTCTCATTATTCGAGAAAAATGGGTCGGTTGCCCACATATCCAAAAGAGCACTTTCGGCACAAATTTCATTGGGTTCAAGCTTTTTCTTAAACTTGTCTTGAAGAACCGAAGTAACTACTCGGGTATCTAAGCCCGTCATTAGCGCTAGCGCGCTCTTTGTCGGCTTTTTGCCGTCCTTTGAGAGTTTCTTTTCCGCCTCTTCTACGTAAATGACCCGAATGAGATCCATGAGAGCGGAAAACGACAAAGTGCCGATCAGAAGACGAATTAGTCTTCTGAGCACCAATTGAACAGCATCAGCAACTGATGCGTATTCACCAGGGTTTGAATTCTGATTTTCCAGTGGTCTGCCCAACATTGGTTGCTGCACTCATTCCCCAGGGTTCGGGCGTCCGCAAGGGCGGAGCACCGCCACCCATGTCCGCTGTGTGGCGAATGCGCTAACGACCGAAGTCCATCAATGTGCAAGCCTTGATGCCGCAGACCATCAAGTTCTTGGTTGGCGTTTTGGCCGTAGATCCGCTGAGGCCAGTGACGCCAAGTTATCAGGATAGCTACTTATTCAATAGCTTGCACGTAATTTTTTAACAAAGTTCGCTCCGATGTCACCTAAGTTTGGGTGGGTCGGTGCGGCCGGGAATTTGGCAGCGGGTTATAAAATAGGGCGCCTACACTCCATGTAGGCGCCCTGCACAGAGCGAAAGTGACGGAAACTTTCGCCTTTCCTTGAGCGTCCCTGCTCCAATTTGGCCGTCCTGGCCAGGATTTCCCACATCCGTATGTCGGGTCGAGGTCCTTGGTGAGTGCTTCGGCTACTGCGCGGTGACTGTCTTCAGTCACTTGCTTGAACCGGTGATGTTCCTTCCTTAGAACTGCGCTCATCTGTGTTCTCGACCCGCAACAACCGTCGTATTCGTTTTGCCTGGGACTTCAAGTCCCGTTGCTTCCCCGGATACATGTCCTTGACGCGTTTACATCACTTCCACGAATCCTTCAGAAATAATTTATCAGGTATAGCCACTAACGTCTATAGCCATATATGAAATTAGCCGCATCCGCACATAGCCGAAAATGTATTTAGACTTTTTTGTGTTTAGACACTTGTGTGTTTAGCCAAATGTGGCTATACTTGTTTTCAACGAGGGACGAAAAGGGCACGGATCGCCTTTTTCAGCGACGCAGGAAGCGTTGTTTGGCAGATGGATTTGCGGGACGAAGGAATCGTCTTGACCTCGGCGCAAGGAGGCAATTCGCGGGTGGCGACACGTCCGCAGAGCGGTTTGGGGCAGTAAGGATGCTGCCCCGGCCGCTTTTTTTATGCCTGCGGGTAGCCCGCGGGTGCCGGGTTCAGGTGTCCGCAGCTGTTGCAGGTGCGGTGATCCAGGTCGTTATAGAAGTGTTCGAACACGGCAGGAAACTGCGTTTCGATATCGGTCAGCTGGAAGTACTCTTCATAGAGCAACGTCTCGCATTGTTCGCAATACCATATAAGGCCATCCAGTTCGCCTTCGAGCCGTTTGCGCTCAATGACCAGGCCGACGGTGTTCTCAAACCGTTGCGGTGAATGCGGGATACGAGGAGGGAGCAGGAATATTTCCCCTTCGGCGATTGGAACGTCCCTGATGGCGCCGTCCTCGTGAACGCGGAGCACCATGTCGCCTTCCAGTTGGTAAAAGAACTCAGGCCCTTCTTCGAAGTGGAAGTCGGTGCGGATGTTGGGTCCGCCGACGACCATGCAGATAAAGTCGCCGTTCTTCCAGATCACCTTGTTACCGACTGGCGGCTTCAGTTGATCCCGGTTCGCTACGATCCATTCCTGGAAATTGACCGGCAGCCCCGGGATCGTCATGCGCATCAGAAGTCAGCGCGTCCCGGGACCCTAGGGTAGGGGATCGCGTCACGGATGTTGGACATGCCGGTGATGTAGCTGACCAGGCGCTCGAAGCCCAGGCCGAAGCCGGCGTGCGGCACGGTGCCGTATCGGCGCAGGTCGATGTACCAGTCGTAGCCTTCCTTATCCAGGCCCAGTTCGTCCATGCGCCGCTCAAGAACGTCAAGCCGTTCTTCGCGCTGGGCGCCGCCGATGATCTCGCCAATGCCGGGTGCGAGCACGTCCATGGCGGCCACGGTACGCTCGTCGTCAGACAGGCGCATATAAAAGGCCTTGATCTCGGTGGGGTAGTTGAGCACGATCACCGGCGCCTTGAAGTGAACTTCCGTCAGGTACCGTTCGTGCTCGGTTTGCAGATCCAGTCCCCATTCGGGCGAGTACTCAAAGGTCTTGCCGGACGCCTGCAGGATTTCAATCGCCTCAGCGTAGTCAACACGAACAAAGGGGGCCTTGATCACGGACTCCAGGCGTTCAATGGCGGTCGGCTCGATACGTTGGGCAAAGAACGCCATATCGTCCGGGCACTCAGCCAGTACGGCTTCAAAGACATATTTAAGGAACGTCTCGGCCAGGTTGGCCAGGTCGTCCAGGTCTGCAAAGGCTACTTCAGGCTCGACCATCCAGAATTCGGCCAGGTGGCGCGTGGTGTTGGAGTTCTCCGCGCGGAACGTGGGGCCGAACGTGTAAACATTGCTCATGGACAGGCAGTAGGCCTCGACGTTGAGCTGGCCCGAGACGGTCAGAAAAGTCTCGCGGCCGAAGAAATCCTTGCCGAAATCGATGTCGCCGGCGTCGGTCCGGGGCAGGTTGGCCATGTCCAGCGTGCTGACACGGAACATGTTGCCGGCGCCCTCGGCATCAGACCCGGTGATGATCGGTGTGTTGATCCAGTAGTAGCCGCGCTCGTGAAAGAACCGGTGGATGGCGTGGGCTGCTGCATTGCGTACCCGGGTCACCGCGCCAAAGGTGTTGGTGCGTGGGCGCAGGTGGCCGACGTCGCGAAGGAACTCAAAACTGTGCTGCTTTGGCTGGATCGGGTAGGTGTCCGGGTCTTCGACCCAACCCATGACCTCGACACTGTCGGCCTGGATTTCAAAGGCCTGGCCGCGGCCGCGCGATTCAACCAGCTCGCCGGTGCAGCGCACGGAACAGCCCGGGCTCAGCTTCTGGATTTCGCTGGCGTAATTGTCGAGTTCGGCACGCGCGACGACCTGGATGGGGTCGAAACAGGAGCCGTCGGAAACGGTCAGGAATGAGAAACCCGCCTTGGAGTCGCGGCGGGTGCGAACCCACCCTTGCACGGTGACGGTTGAACCTGCCGGCACGTCGCCGGCCAGGCAGTGTTTGATGCTGCTTGCGGCCATGAAATTTCGGTTGATCTGGGATGAATCGGCCCCAGATAATAAAGCACACAGGGCCACGATACGAGCAATTGAATGTCCATTTCACTGACGGATGCAGCGATTCACCGGGTACGCGAATTCATGGCGCGTGAAGGCGGCCGTGCGTTGCGCGTGGGCGTCAAGCGGACAGGGTGTTCGGGCTGGGCCTATGTCGTCGGGCTGGCGGAAACGATCGAGCCGGGTGACCACCAGTTTGAAGACGCCGGGATCACCATCGTGGTGGATGCCGAAAGCCTGCCGCTGGTTGACGGGTCGCGCATTGATTTCGTCATTGATGGGCTGAACCGCACGTTCAAGTTTGATAACCCCAACGCGACCGAGGAATGCGGTTGCGGTGAGAGTTTCACCATCCAGTAATTTCTGTTAGAATCCGCCGGCTTCGCGCGCCGGACCCGTTCCGTTGTGTGAAGAATCCTTGCTTCACCCGGGCGCCCGTCGGCCGGGGAGGCTCTGAAAGCCCATGAAAATGGGCCGATTATCCGAGAGGAATGACAATGCGACATTATGAAATCTGCTTTCTGGTTCATCCGGACCAGAGCGAGCAGGTTCCCGCCATGCTTGAGCGTTACCGGGGCCTGATCGAAGAAAACGGTGGTGTGATTCACCGCCTGGAAGACTGGGGACGCCGCCAGCTGGCTTTCTCCATCGCCAAGCTGCACAAGGCGCACTACGTTCTGATGAACATTGAGTGCAACGCCGACACCCTGGCCGAACTGGAAGGCGTGTTCCGCTTCAACGACGCGGTCCTGCGTCACCTGACCGTGCGCCGCCAGGACGCAATCGTTGACGAATCACCGATCCTGAAGGCCAAGGAAGAAAAAGACCGGGTGCAGAAGGAACGCGAAGATCGTCGTGGTGACAAGCCGTCATCCGATGACGACAACGATAACGACGACGTGAAGGCTGACGCCGACAAGTCGCCTGCAGCGGAAGAAGCTGCGGAAACCAACAGCGAGGAGGGTGCATAACATGGCACGTCATTTCCGTCGCAGAAAATTCTGCAAGTTCACCGCTGAAGGCATTACCGAGATCGATTACAAGGATCTCAACCTGCTGAAGCAGTACGTTGGCGAGTCCGGCAAGGTCGTTCCCAGCCGCATTACAGGCACCAAGGCGCGCTACCAGCGCCAGCTGGCCACCGCGGTGAAGCGCGCGCGCTTCCTGGGCCTGTTGCCGTACACCGACAACCACTGATCGGGAGACGAAGGACATGAGACTGATTCTCCTCGAAAAGGTGATGAACCTGGGCAACCTGGGGGACACCGTCGATGTGAAGTCCGGCTACGGCCGCAACTTCCTGGTGCCGCAGGGCAAGGCCGTACCGGCCACCAACGACAACGTGGCGATGTTCGAAGCCCGTCGCGCCGAGCTGGAAGCGGCTGCCAACGAGAAGCTGGCAGAAGCCGAAAAGCGCCGTGGCGGTATCGAGGAACTGGTGCTGGAAATGAGCGCCAACGCCAGCGACGAAGGCAAGCTGTTCGGTTCCATCGGCCCGCGTGAAATCGCGGTCGCCGCTACCGAAAAGGGTGTCGAGCTTGAGAAAGCGGAAGTGATCATGGGCGAAGGCCCGATCCGCGAAACCGGTGAGTACGACGTCCTGGTGCAGCTGCACGCCGACGTTGAGACCACCATCAAGGTGATCGTCACCTCCGAAGAATAAAAATTCTTCAAACACGGGTCCCGGCAACCGGGGCCCGTGTTATTCTTCGACCCGATGTCCGACCCCCACCTGGCCACTGTCGAAAAACTCAAGGTACCCCCGCATTCCATCGAGGCGGAGCAGGCCGTTCTTGGCGGTATGCTGCTTTCTGAAAGGGGTTACGAAGAGGTTGCCGACCGTATCGGCGCGGCGGATTTCTACCGCGAAGACCACCGCCTGATCTTCCAGGCCATTACCGAACTGAACGACGACAACGAGCCGTGCGATGTGGTCACCGTCACCTCGTGGTTTGTCAGCAACGGCCATATCGACCGTATCGACGGTGGCCGTTATGTCCAGCAACTGGCGCTCGACACGCCCAGTGCCGCGAATATCCGCGCCTACGCCGATATCGTTCGCGAAAAGAGCATTCTGCGCGCCCTGATCGACGTCGGCACGAAAATCACCGGCCAGGCGTTCTCTACCGAGGGCCGCAACAGCCACGATCTGCTCGAAGAGGCCGAACGCGCGATTTTCGCAATCGCCGACAAGGGCCAGCGCTCCGGTGCCGGCTTTGTTTCGGTCAAGGACACCATCGACCACGCCTTCGAGCGGATTCAACAACTGGTTGAGCAACAGGGTGACATCACCGGCATTCCCACGGGCTTCAAGGATTTCGACATGAAGACGGCGGGGCTGCAGAATTCCGACCTGTTGATCATTGCTGGCCGCCCGGCCATGGGCAAAACCACGTTCGCGATGAATATCGCCGAAAACGCCGCATTGAAGGGCGGTGTGCCCGTGGCGGTCTTCAGCATGGAAATGTCGTCGCTGCAGCTGGTCATGCGACTGTTCTCCTCGCTGGGCCAGATTGAGCAGGGGCGGCTTCGTACCGGCAAGCTGAATGACACGGATTGGGCGAGCCTGACCTCGGCCATGACATTGCTGAAGAAAAGCAAGATCTTCATCGACGAAACCCCGGCGCTGTCGCCGTCGGAGCTCCGTGCACGGGCCAGGCGTCTGAAGCGCGAACACGACATCGGGCTGATCGTTGTCGACTACCTTCAGTTGATGCAGGTGCCCGATTCAAAGGAGAACCGGGCCACGGAAATCGCCGAGATTTCACGGTCGCTGAAAGCCCTGGCCAAGGAACTGGATGTGCCCGTGCTGGCGCTGTCACAGCTCAACCGTGCGTTGGAGCAGCGCCCGAACAAGCGCCCGGTGATGGCCGACCTGCGTGAATCCGGTTCCATCGAGCAGGACGCCGACCTGATCATCTTCATCTACCGTGACGAGGTCTATAACCAGGATTCACCGGACAAGGGCAAGGCCGAGATCATCATCGGCAAGCACCGAAACGGCGAAACCGGCACGGTCGAACTGGCGTTCCAGGGGCCCTGGTTGCGCTTTGTGAATATCCTGCCCGATTACTACCATCATCACGACGAACTGGGCTGATCGGGCTTCACTGCGTTCGCCGCGACCGGCTTACTCTGCGTCGGTCAATTCATACTTTCTCAGGTAACCCCGCAACTGGTGATAGGTCATGCCCAGGTGTTCGGCGGTCTGCTTCTGGTTGTAACGGCATGATGCCAGTGCCGACTTGATCAGCTCGATCTCGACGTCCTGGATATGCTGCTTGAAGTCATACGGCGTGTCGGGCGCTGTGGTTGCCGGGCCGGGTGAAGGCGCGGCTTCTTCGCCAGGGTTCGCATTCGGGCGCCACGGTGAGTCAAACGGATCGAACACGATGTCACGGACCGTTTCGGCATCACTGTCGGCACGGTAAACGGCGCGCTCGACCACGTTTTTGAGTTCGCGGACATTGCCTGGCCAGTCGTAAGAGAGCAGGGCGTCACGGGCGGACTCGGAGAACCCCTGGAATAGCTCTCGCCCCAGGTCACCGGCCATTTTCACGGCGAAATGCTCGGCCAGTGGCAGGATGTCCTCCGGTCGGGCGCGCAAAGGTGGCAGGGTGATGACGTCAAAGGCCAGGCGGTCGAGCAGGTCGGCGCGAAACCGCCCTTCGTCGACCAGCGATGGCAGGTCTTCGTGGGTCGCGCCGATGATACGGACATCGGTGCGTACCGTGTCATTGCCGCCAACGCGCTCAAGTTCACCGTACTCGATCACGCGAAGCACCTTTTCCTGCACACGCGTTGACGTGGTTGCCAGCTCGTCCAGGAACAGGCTGCCCTGGTCGGCGAGTTCAAAGCGGCCCAGGCGGCGCTTGTTGGCGCCAGTAAACGACCCGGCTTCGTGGCCGAACAGCTCGGTTTCCAGCAGGGACTCGGCCAGCGCGGCGCAGTTCATCTTCACGAATGGCTGGTCCCAGCGGGCGGAGAGGTAGTGGATACGCGCGGCGATCAGTTCCTTGCCGGTACCGCGCTCGCCAATGACCAGGACCGGCCGGTCCAGCGGCGCGACCCGTGAAACGTGCTCCAGTACTTCCAGGAAGCCGGCCGATTCGCCAATTAACGGTTGCTCCTTACGGTTTCGCAAGTGGGTATTCCCTCAGTTTTCGCCGGCTCATTGTAGGAAATGAACTGATTATTGTCGTGGGTCAGCGGTCATGGACGGATCGGGCTGGATGAGCGGCGCCCGAAGTGCTACAAACGCCCCTGCAGACAGGAGTCGATATGGCCAAGGCAAAAACCCGCTTCCAGTGTTCGGAATGCGGCAGCGTGCAATCCAAGTGGGTCGGGCAGTGCCCGGACTGCCAGGCATGGAACACCCTTTCCGAATCACGGCAGCCGGCGCCGTCAGAAGGGCGCGGCCGGTTGGGCTACGCCGGCTCGGGTGCGCGCGGCGTGGTTTCACTGGCCAGCGTCGTTGATACACCGGATGAGCGTCGCTCGACCGGGCTCGCGGAGCTCGACCGCGTGCTGGGTGGCGGGCTGGTTTCCGGGTCGGTGGTGCTGATTGGCGGCGACCCCGGCATCGGCAAGTCCACCTTGCTGCTGCAGGCGCTTGCGCATATTCGGGCCAGCGGGCCGTGCCTGTACGTGACCGGCGAGGAATCGTTGCAGCAGATTGCCATGCGGTCGCGCCGCCTGGGCCTGGACGCGGGCGCGCTGGATTGCCAGACCGAGACCAGCGTCGAGCAGATCCTGGCCACCATCGCTGAACGTTCTCCCGGGCTGGTGGTGATTGACTCGATCCAGACATTGTTCTCCGAGCAGGTAGCCTCTGCGCCGGGCTCGGTCACACAGGTGCGTGAATGCGCGGCCGCGCTGGTTCGTTATGCCAAACAGCACCAGTGCACCATGCTGCTGGTGGGCCATGTCACCAAGGACGGCGCGCTGGCCGGCCCCAGGGTGCTGGAGCACATGGTCGATGCGGTGCTGTATTTCGAGTCCGACAGCGGCAGCCGTTACCGCGTCGTGCGTTCGGTCAAGAATCGCTTTGGCACGGTCAACGAGCTGGGGCTGTTTGCGATGACAGGAACAGGGCTGAAGCCGGTCAGCAACCCCTCGGCCATTTTCCTCAGCGGTGTCGAATCCACCAGCGGCAGCGTGGTCACGGTCATTCGCGAGGGCACCCGGCCGCTGCTGCTGGAATTGCAGGCGCTGGTCGATACCAGCCACCTGGCCAACCCCAGGCGCGTGGCCCTGGGGCTCGATCACAACCGGCTGGCGATGTTGCTGGCCGTGCTGCACCGGCACGCCGGCATCTCGATGTCGGACCAGGATGTCTTTATCAACGTGGTGGGCGGCATTCGCCTGTCGGAAACCAGTTGTGACCTGCCGGTGGCGCTGGCGGTCATGTCCAGTTTTCGCGACCGACCATTGCCGCAGCGCCAGGTCTGCTTCGGAGAAGTGGGGCTTGGCGGTGAAATCCGCCCCGTCTACAACGGCGAGGAACGCCTGAAAGAGGCGCAGACGCATGGCTTCAGCCGCGTGTTGCTACCCGCGGCGAACGCGCCCCGGCAGGTGCCCGAAGGCATGGAGGTGGTGGCGGTCAAGACACTGGGCGAGGCGCTGGAGCGCGCGTTCGACTGAAAGGTCAGGCGGCCCAGTGCTCACCCAGCAGCACTTCCAGGACCAGTTTGCTGCCGAAATAGGCCAGCAAAAGTACGGCAACCCCGGCCAGCGTCAGGCGCACGGCCATGCGACCGCGCCAGCCCCAGGCTCGGCGCCCCACAAGCAACAGGCCAAAGATAATCCACGCCACGACCGCCAGTATGGTCTTGTGCGCCAGGTGCTGGGCCAGCAGGTCATCAACAAACAACAGGCCGGTTGCCAGCGATACGGTGAGCAGTACGAAGCCGATCGCGATCAGCCTAAACAGCAAGGCTTCCAGGGTCTGCAGCGGGGGCAGGGCCCGGACCAGCCGGTTCAGGTGATGGTGGCGCAGGAAATGGTCGATGATGGCGATAAAGCCGGCGTAAACGCCGGCCAGGCCCAGCAGTCCAAAGGCCATGACGGAACTGAACACGTGCGCCGCGAGTGCCGGCGACGAGGCGTTCAGCAGGTTCGCCGGTGCCGGTACCGTGAGTTCAACCCCAAGCACGATCACGGCCAGCGGCAGGACTACCAGTCCGGCATCAAACAGCGGTGACCGGGTCAGCAGGGACAGCAGCAACAACACCACGCCTACCAGCGCACACAATGACATGACGTTGAGCAGGCTGACCGCCGCCTGGTCCGTCGGCAACCAGTGCGATGACTGCGCCAGCGCGTGGCACAGCGCGCCCAGGCTCGTCAGCACGATGGCCGGCGTTCGACGGGCGCCGTTGCTTTCGATGGCGGTTTCCGCCAGCAGGGACTTGTAGAGCATGAACACCGCGCCCAGGTAACAGACTACGGCGCCCAGCAGCCAGGCTTGGTGCATTGAATTCGTCGCTCACGACCAGGTGACGGTCGCTATAATAACCGACCCCGGCAAACGGAGCCCCGAATGTTTAACAGCCTCACCGAACGCCTGTCCGGCGCGATGCAGGGTCTGCGCGGCAAAGGCCGCCTGACCGAAGACTCCATACGCGATGCCCTGCGAGAAGTGCGTGTTGCACTGCTCGAGGCGGATGTCGCGCTGCCGGTGGTCAAGGACTTCATTGCCCAGGTGCGCATGCGCGCGCTTGGCCAGGAAGTAACCAAGAGCCTGACGCCGGGCCAGGCGCTGGTGAAGATCGTCAACGACGAACTGATCCGGGTCATGGGCGAGCAGAACGAGTCGCTGGACCTGAATGCCGCGGCGCCCGTGGTGGTCATGCTCGCCGGCCTGCAGGGCTCGGGCAAGACCACGACGACGGCCAAGCTGGCGAAACACCTTGCCGAGGCGCATGGAAAGAAGGTCATGGTGGTCAGTGCCGATGTCTACCGGCCGGCCGCCATTGCCCAGCTGGAAACCCTTGCGGGGCAGGTTGGGGCAATCTTCCAGCCCTCGGATGTCAGCCAGTCACCTGTGGATATCGCCAGCGGCGCGCTCGCCGAGGCGCGGCGCCAGTTCGCCGACGTGCTGCTGGTCGACACCGCGGGCCGGTTGCATGTCGACGCCGAGTTGATGGACGAGGCGAAGGCGATTGCCGCGGCCGTCAATCCGCACGAGATCCTGTTTGTCGTCGATTCCATGACCGGCCAGGACGCCGCCAACACCGCGCGCGCCTTTGACGAGGCACTGGCGCTGACGGGCGTGGTGCTGACCAAGACGGATGGTGACGCGCGCGGCGGTGCGGCGCTATCGGTGCGCCAGGTCACCGGTAAGCCGATCAAGTTCATCGGCGCGGGCGAGAAGCCCGACGCACTGCAGCCGTTCTACCCGGACCGTATCGCCTCACGCATCCTGGGCATGGGTGATGTGCTGTCGCTGGTCGAAGAGGCCGAGCGTTCCGTCGACAAGGCCAAGGCCGAGAAACTGGCGAAGAAGATTCGCCGGGGCGCCGGATTCAGCCTGGAAGATTTCAAGTCACAGATCGAGCAGATGGACCAGATGGGCGGGGTCTCCGGCCTCATGGACAAGCTGCCGGGCATGGGCCAGATTCCCGACCAGGTCAAGAACAAGGTCAACGACGGCGAAACACGGCGCATGGTGGCCATCATCAATTCGATGACACCCAAGGAGCGGGAGTTTCCTGACGTGATCAAGGGGTCGCGCAAGCGTCGCATCGCCAACGGTTCCGGCACCACCATCCAGGACGTCAACAAGCTGCTGAAGCAGTTTGGCCAGATGCAGAAGATGATGAAAAAGTTTGGCAAGGGCGGCATGGGCAAGATGATGAAGCGCCTTGGCCAGTTGCAGAAAATGGGCGGCCCCGGCGGTTTCAACCCCAGGATGCGGTGAGTCAGCCTCCGCTGGCGTAGCGTTCCCGGCTGATCGCGTAGACCAGCCAGAATACGCCGTTGTCTTCGGCCATTTCTCGGAAGCGCATGCCAAGCTTCTGCAGGACGGTAATGGAAGGCAGGTTTTCGCGCATGGCCCAGCCGGTAATGGTGTCCAGGCCGAACTGGTCGAAACCGGCGCCGAGCGCTGCACGGGCCGCCTCGGTCGCGTAACCACTGTCCCAGAATCGATGGGCAATCCGGTAAGCCAGGTCGACGTCGCCAAATTCCGGATGCCGACGCAAACCGCAAAACCCCATGAATTGCTCATCCGCCTTGCGGATAACGGCCCAACGCCCGAAGCCGTGTCGCGCGTAGTGGTCATAATCCCGGATGAACTTGCGTGCCGCGGCGGGGCTGGGAAAGGGCGCGTCACCGGTATAGCGCATCACATCGGAATCCGCGTTGAGCTGGTAGAGGTCGTCCGCATCCGCCTCGCGAAACTCGCGCAACACGAGTCTCGATGTGTGCAGTTCAAAGGCTGTTGCCGACAAAAGTGACCGCTCCCGGGTGCGCGCGCGAAACGGAGAGATTAGCCAGCGCGGCCGGTCACGACAAGCCCCAGGGTTGGGACAGTAAAAAAAGCGCAACCCGTTGTTTTCTTTTAGGCGCAATGCGGTTACAATGCGCGGTTTCCTGAGTCCGGAACGGGACGGGTTGTCGTGTGCGGCCCGAAAATGTGAATCCCCTGAAGGGGGTGCCCGTAAACAGGGCTCGATTCAACGAGAACAGAAGGTCAATATCAGGATGGTTAAGATTCGTTTGTCGCGCTCCGGCGCCAAGAAGCGTCCGTTCTACAGCATTGTCGTGACGGACAGCCGCAACAAGCGTGACGGTCGTCGCATCGAGCGCATCGGCTTCTTCAACCCGGTCGCCCGCGGCCAGGAAGAGCGCCTGCGTCTCGACCTCGACCGCGTCGAGTACTGGACCGGTGTGGGCGCGCAGATGTCAGAGCGCGTCAACAAGCTGGTCGGCGAAGCGCGTACGGCCGCTACCGCTTCCTGAGCGCGCGCATGGACACCGTGGCGCTGGGGTATGTCTCCGGTGTTTACGGGGTCAAGGGGCAGGTGAAGATTTTCAGCTTCACCGACCCGCGCGAAGCCATTTTCGAGTACCAGCCGTGGTTGC
Coding sequences within:
- the radA gene encoding DNA repair protein RadA, which produces MAKAKTRFQCSECGSVQSKWVGQCPDCQAWNTLSESRQPAPSEGRGRLGYAGSGARGVVSLASVVDTPDERRSTGLAELDRVLGGGLVSGSVVLIGGDPGIGKSTLLLQALAHIRASGPCLYVTGEESLQQIAMRSRRLGLDAGALDCQTETSVEQILATIAERSPGLVVIDSIQTLFSEQVASAPGSVTQVRECAAALVRYAKQHQCTMLLVGHVTKDGALAGPRVLEHMVDAVLYFESDSGSRYRVVRSVKNRFGTVNELGLFAMTGTGLKPVSNPSAIFLSGVESTSGSVVTVIREGTRPLLLELQALVDTSHLANPRRVALGLDHNRLAMLLAVLHRHAGISMSDQDVFINVVGGIRLSETSCDLPVALAVMSSFRDRPLPQRQVCFGEVGLGGEIRPVYNGEERLKEAQTHGFSRVLLPAANAPRQVPEGMEVVAVKTLGEALERAFD
- a CDS encoding cytochrome C assembly family protein, with the translated sequence MHQAWLLGAVVCYLGAVFMLYKSLLAETAIESNGARRTPAIVLTSLGALCHALAQSSHWLPTDQAAVSLLNVMSLCALVGVVLLLLSLLTRSPLFDAGLVVLPLAVIVLGVELTVPAPANLLNASSPALAAHVFSSVMAFGLLGLAGVYAGFIAIIDHFLRHHHLNRLVRALPPLQTLEALLFRLIAIGFVLLTVSLATGLLFVDDLLAQHLAHKTILAVVAWIIFGLLLVGRRAWGWRGRMAVRLTLAGVAVLLLAYFGSKLVLEVLLGEHWAA
- the ffh gene encoding signal recognition particle protein, translated to MFNSLTERLSGAMQGLRGKGRLTEDSIRDALREVRVALLEADVALPVVKDFIAQVRMRALGQEVTKSLTPGQALVKIVNDELIRVMGEQNESLDLNAAAPVVVMLAGLQGSGKTTTTAKLAKHLAEAHGKKVMVVSADVYRPAAIAQLETLAGQVGAIFQPSDVSQSPVDIASGALAEARRQFADVLLVDTAGRLHVDAELMDEAKAIAAAVNPHEILFVVDSMTGQDAANTARAFDEALALTGVVLTKTDGDARGGAALSVRQVTGKPIKFIGAGEKPDALQPFYPDRIASRILGMGDVLSLVEEAERSVDKAKAEKLAKKIRRGAGFSLEDFKSQIEQMDQMGGVSGLMDKLPGMGQIPDQVKNKVNDGETRRMVAIINSMTPKEREFPDVIKGSRKRRIANGSGTTIQDVNKLLKQFGQMQKMMKKFGKGGMGKMMKRLGQLQKMGGPGGFNPRMR
- a CDS encoding GNAT family N-acetyltransferase, whose amino-acid sequence is MSATAFELHTSRLVLREFREADADDLYQLNADSDVMRYTGDAPFPSPAAARKFIRDYDHYARHGFGRWAVIRKADEQFMGFCGLRRHPEFGDVDLAYRIAHRFWDSGYATEAARAALGAGFDQFGLDTITGWAMRENLPSITVLQKLGMRFREMAEDNGVFWLVYAISRERYASGG
- the rpsP gene encoding 30S ribosomal protein S16 gives rise to the protein MVKIRLSRSGAKKRPFYSIVVTDSRNKRDGRRIERIGFFNPVARGQEERLRLDLDRVEYWTGVGAQMSERVNKLVGEARTAATAS